A genomic region of Gemmatimonadota bacterium contains the following coding sequences:
- a CDS encoding alginate lyase family protein, with protein MYPDKEANLLKAFSPAEPIFTVDPDYIKRARSLSKQEDNPCGQALKALLVKADAALKQEPLTIVNKPILPASGDKHDYMSVGPYWWADPDKPDGLPYIRRDGEVNPEVEKTDRPLLAKFISTVKTLGFAYGFTHREDYAAHAALLLRTWFMNPETRMNPNLLFGQAIPGICEGRGIGLIETAAFAREMLPAVSFLRDSRNWSQKDMENLQAWFHAFLEWMLKHPYGVDEARHGNNHSSSYDVQVVTFALFVGQSDLARMILKGVGERRIADQIEPDGQQPLELARTKSLGYASMNLELLLELAEIGRQWGIDLANFESADGRSMRRAFDWLYPYWMGDLEWTLPQIQPFSGEPAFRCMRLAAYLYLNMDFEPVKAELAGMNQKDKAQQFYNLVVPPFEGSGLHALRISEDVVIRDPQVLVDPELANGDPALLPDPEFVNGDPTLSEAEVAFFKENGFIVKRGFLQEKETFDRIVDYVWENVPREIVKRDDVQTWFDAPHGQWTEADAEQAGQFTRGTWKMRSRKIGTEPFFVDKIANHPRMRQLVSLFIGEPVKRSNRVRGVYCIFPKPPNSESRLAPHGDHTAAQLSAMVFVDTVPPHSGGFTIWPGSHYMSHLYHTTVYGPLDPDLAEPYSKARDNVLREIAPVEFSGKAGDVVFWHPRLIHGGGVNRSADRDRPVVRLVVPCEYQRDGMTPYFNLSHGPAPNRQWWVDTRNFREDVPATVDNMWDGWAFDTGTKDARDCSA; from the coding sequence ATGTATCCGGACAAAGAAGCTAATCTGCTCAAGGCGTTTTCACCTGCTGAACCGATATTTACAGTAGATCCCGATTACATCAAGCGGGCGCGCTCGTTGAGCAAACAAGAAGATAACCCGTGTGGGCAAGCCCTTAAAGCCTTGCTTGTGAAAGCGGATGCCGCTTTGAAGCAGGAACCGCTGACCATTGTGAACAAACCGATCTTGCCTGCCAGTGGTGACAAACACGATTACATGAGTGTTGGACCTTACTGGTGGGCAGACCCCGATAAGCCTGACGGTTTGCCTTATATCCGACGAGATGGCGAGGTCAATCCCGAGGTCGAAAAAACGGACCGCCCTTTGTTGGCAAAATTCATTTCAACGGTAAAAACGCTGGGGTTTGCGTATGGTTTTACACATCGAGAAGACTACGCGGCGCATGCTGCATTGTTGTTGCGAACATGGTTTATGAATCCCGAAACCAGGATGAACCCAAACCTGTTGTTTGGACAGGCCATACCCGGGATATGCGAAGGGCGAGGTATCGGGCTTATTGAAACGGCTGCATTTGCACGCGAGATGCTCCCTGCGGTCAGTTTTTTGCGCGACTCCAGGAACTGGTCCCAAAAAGATATGGAAAATTTGCAGGCCTGGTTTCATGCCTTTCTCGAATGGATGTTGAAGCATCCCTATGGGGTTGACGAAGCGCGTCACGGCAATAACCATTCGAGTTCTTATGATGTTCAGGTTGTGACATTCGCGCTTTTTGTGGGGCAATCAGATCTTGCGCGAATGATATTAAAAGGGGTGGGAGAAAGAAGGATTGCCGATCAGATTGAGCCAGATGGTCAACAGCCTCTGGAACTCGCACGCACAAAATCACTTGGATACGCGAGTATGAATTTGGAGCTTCTTTTAGAACTCGCTGAAATTGGCCGACAGTGGGGTATCGATCTCGCCAATTTTGAATCTGCCGATGGGCGATCCATGCGACGCGCCTTTGACTGGCTTTATCCCTACTGGATGGGCGATCTCGAGTGGACGCTTCCACAGATTCAACCCTTTTCTGGGGAGCCCGCATTTAGATGTATGAGGCTCGCCGCTTACCTTTATTTAAATATGGATTTTGAGCCTGTGAAAGCCGAATTGGCAGGCATGAATCAGAAGGATAAAGCGCAACAATTCTACAATCTTGTGGTGCCGCCATTTGAAGGAAGCGGTTTACACGCGCTCAGAATTTCCGAAGACGTCGTCATCCGTGATCCCCAAGTATTGGTCGATCCAGAATTAGCGAACGGAGACCCCGCCCTCCTGCCCGATCCAGAATTTGTGAACGGAGACCCAACCCTCAGTGAAGCCGAAGTCGCGTTTTTCAAAGAGAATGGTTTTATTGTGAAACGCGGGTTTCTGCAAGAGAAGGAGACGTTTGACCGGATCGTGGATTATGTGTGGGAAAATGTGCCGCGTGAGATTGTCAAACGCGACGATGTGCAAACGTGGTTCGATGCGCCACACGGGCAGTGGACAGAGGCGGATGCCGAACAGGCAGGGCAATTTACGCGCGGCACATGGAAAATGCGCTCGCGTAAAATTGGTACAGAGCCTTTTTTTGTCGATAAGATCGCCAACCACCCACGTATGCGGCAGCTGGTTTCATTGTTTATCGGCGAGCCGGTTAAACGTTCAAACCGGGTGCGAGGGGTCTATTGTATATTTCCAAAACCACCAAATTCAGAAAGTCGTTTGGCCCCCCATGGAGACCATACAGCTGCTCAATTGTCTGCAATGGTTTTTGTAGATACGGTGCCTCCGCACTCTGGTGGCTTCACAATCTGGCCGGGGTCACATTACATGAGTCACCTGTATCACACTACTGTTTACGGTCCCCTTGACCCCGACCTCGCAGAGCCATATAGCAAAGCCCGTGACAATGTGCTGAGAGAGATCGCGCCAGTGGAGTTTTCCGGCAAAGCAGGGGACGTTGTTTTCTGGCATCCTCGCCTTATTCACGGGGGAGGTGTCAATCGCTCTGCTGACCGCGATCGACCTGTCGTGCGTCTCGTTGTTCCTTGTGAGTATCAACGAGATGGTATGACGCCATATTTTAACCTGTCGCATGGACCAGCACCAAACCGTCAGTGGTGGGTCGATACCCGAAACTTTCGAGAGGATGTGCCAGCGACCGTTGACAACATGTGGGACGGATGGGCATTTGATACCGGTACAAAGGACGCCAGGGACTGCTCAGCGTGA
- the rhaM gene encoding L-rhamnose mutarotase codes for MHRNAFKMQLKPGYEAEYKKRHDEIWPELAEELGKAGVSDYSIFLDEETLTLFAVQKLADDNTADELPETAIVKKWWAYMADIMDTNPDNSPVCIPLREVFHQD; via the coding sequence ATGCACCGCAATGCTTTCAAGATGCAGCTAAAGCCCGGTTACGAGGCCGAGTACAAAAAGCGCCACGACGAAATTTGGCCCGAACTGGCTGAAGAATTGGGCAAAGCTGGCGTCTCGGACTATTCAATTTTTCTCGATGAGGAGACGCTGACACTCTTTGCGGTGCAAAAGCTGGCCGACGACAATACTGCAGATGAGTTGCCGGAGACCGCAATCGTCAAGAAGTGGTGGGCCTACATGGCCGATATCATGGACACCAATCCCGACAACTCGCCAGTCTGCATACCACTGCGCGAGGTATTTCATCAAGATTGA